In Aricia agestis chromosome 16, ilAriAges1.1, whole genome shotgun sequence, one genomic interval encodes:
- the LOC121734905 gene encoding tetraspanin-9-like, whose product MCCIMKYGLFVTNLVFSLAGLGLLGLGIAVVVQVTELTDLVPAGITTIPITLLVVGGFIFVTALLGCCGAIRENRCFLMLYAIIIFVLAAGKTYVAVATWRAVSSIRESVVEWLGDAFANPEMREPFHVMETAFRCCGTTGAAAYEGPLPVSCCPDDVACGLATAYGGCNDRIGTFAETYGQAIGAVVIIVIAVELILAAFTICFCTSITKSSTAKV is encoded by the exons TTGGCAGGCCTCGGTCTGCTGGGGCTGGGCATAGCCGTGGTAGTGCAGGTGACCGAGCTCACGGACCTGGTGCCGGCCGGCATCACCACCATCCCCATAACCCTGCTGGTGGTGGGCGGCTTCATCTTCGTCACCGCCTTACTGGGCTGCTGCGGCGCTATACGGGAGAACAGATGCTTCTTGATGCTG TACGCGATCATCATCTTCGTTCTCGCGGCGGGTAAGACGTACGTGGCGGTGGCCACGTGGCGCGCGGTGAGCAGCATCAGGGAGAGCGTGGTGGAGTGGCTGGGGGACGCCTTCGCAAACCCTGAGATGAGGGAGCCCTTCCATGTCATGGAAACTGCT TTCAGGTGCTGCGGGACTACGGGGGCGGCGGCCTACGAGGGACCCCTGCCCGTTAGCTGCTGCCCCGACGACGTCGCCTGCGGGCTGGCCACCGCGTACGGCGGGTGCAATGACCGCATCGGCACATTCGCCGAGACCTATGGACAGGCTATAGGCGCtgtagttattattgttattgctGTTGAG TTAATTTTGGCGGCCTTCACAATTTGTTTCTGCACATCTATTACAAAAAGTTCCACTGCGAAAGTCTAG